A portion of the Acidihalobacter yilgarnensis genome contains these proteins:
- a CDS encoding lytic transglycosylase yields the protein MPAAIADAPDTGAATANLASTDAGAPATPPPDSEAVDGTTPAVVSQQNETIWTGIRSGFQMPDSLNQPLVQNAIAFYRQHPAYLERVTARAEPYLYYILQQIHERHMPTELALLPVVESAYIPYAYSSCQAAGIWQFTPSTGRHFGLKQNWWYDGRRDIYASTKAALDYLQALHNQFGSWLLALAAYNSGAGTVQWAIRRNQERHLPTDFWALDLPEQTKTYVPKLLAVKAIVEHPKQYNVSLWPIPDKPYLAVVHLKSQIDLALAAKLAGIKLNELYLLNPGYNRWATDPNGPHRLLLPADSAQQFEEKLASIPASERVTWIRHRVASGETLGLIADEYHTSIAVVRQTNHLHGNLIRIGQYLIVPRSSKPYQAYAMAQGLRHRMAQPAHGGSNKHYHVVKPGDTLWDIAKAYNVSVTNLARWNNMTTHAPLRLGQHLVIWSHGSTIVRPAQTQLASNSPPSNPGAVYHTVKSGDTLWDIARNYKVSVSDLQHWNHLTSHSALRPGQRLVIRPGNGATGTAGLAIASNAQPAQRVRTVSYTVRNGDSLYSIAQRFGVNIPAIRRWNSLGNTDILHPGEPLKLRVDVTQMHNES from the coding sequence GTGCCGGCCGCGATCGCCGACGCACCGGATACCGGCGCGGCAACTGCCAATTTGGCCAGTACGGACGCCGGAGCGCCCGCCACGCCGCCCCCGGACAGCGAAGCGGTGGATGGTACGACGCCCGCGGTGGTGTCACAGCAGAACGAAACCATCTGGACCGGCATTCGGTCCGGTTTCCAGATGCCGGACAGCCTCAATCAACCGCTGGTGCAGAACGCCATTGCTTTTTACCGACAGCATCCCGCCTATCTTGAGCGGGTGACGGCCAGAGCTGAACCGTATCTTTACTATATTCTGCAGCAGATTCACGAACGGCATATGCCGACCGAACTCGCACTCCTACCGGTAGTCGAAAGTGCGTACATACCCTACGCCTACTCAAGCTGCCAGGCTGCGGGCATCTGGCAGTTCACGCCATCGACCGGTCGCCACTTCGGTCTGAAACAGAACTGGTGGTACGACGGCAGGCGTGACATCTATGCCTCCACCAAGGCGGCCTTGGACTATCTCCAGGCGCTACATAACCAGTTCGGCAGCTGGCTGCTTGCGCTGGCCGCCTACAATTCCGGGGCTGGCACCGTACAGTGGGCTATTCGCCGAAATCAAGAACGACATCTACCCACCGATTTCTGGGCGCTGGATCTGCCAGAGCAGACCAAAACCTACGTACCCAAGCTACTCGCTGTTAAAGCCATTGTCGAACACCCAAAGCAATACAACGTTAGCCTCTGGCCCATCCCCGACAAACCCTATCTAGCCGTCGTACACCTGAAGTCCCAGATCGATCTCGCCCTTGCCGCAAAGCTGGCGGGCATCAAACTCAACGAACTTTATTTGCTCAACCCCGGATACAACCGTTGGGCCACCGATCCCAACGGGCCTCATCGCCTCTTATTGCCCGCGGATAGCGCGCAGCAATTCGAGGAAAAACTGGCCAGCATCCCAGCCAGCGAACGCGTCACCTGGATACGCCACCGCGTGGCCTCTGGTGAAACGCTAGGCCTCATCGCCGACGAATATCACACGTCTATCGCCGTCGTCCGCCAAACCAACCACTTGCATGGCAACCTGATTCGCATAGGCCAATATCTCATCGTACCGCGTTCGTCGAAGCCCTATCAGGCCTATGCCATGGCCCAAGGTTTGCGGCATCGCATGGCACAACCAGCGCATGGCGGGAGTAACAAGCACTATCATGTCGTCAAACCAGGCGACACGCTGTGGGATATCGCAAAGGCCTACAATGTCAGCGTTACGAATCTGGCGCGGTGGAACAATATGACCACCCACGCCCCCTTACGACTCGGTCAGCACCTTGTGATCTGGAGCCATGGCAGCACCATTGTACGCCCGGCCCAGACACAGCTCGCCTCGAATTCACCTCCATCAAACCCAGGCGCCGTCTATCACACCGTCAAGTCAGGCGATACGCTCTGGGATATTGCGCGTAACTACAAAGTCAGCGTCTCGGATCTGCAACACTGGAATCATCTCACAAGCCATAGCGCTCTGCGCCCCGGCCAACGGCTCGTTATTCGCCCAGGCAACGGCGCAACGGGAACTGCGGGCTTGGCCATCGCGAGCAACGCCCAACCCGCTCAGCGAGTCCGTACGGTTTCATATACCGTGCGCAACGGGGACTCGCTTTACAGCATCGCGCAGCGATTCGGCGTCAACATTCCCGCCATCCGACGCTGGAATAGCCTGGGCAACACCGACATCCTGCATCCAGGCGAACCGCTGAAGCTGCGTGTGGATGTCACACAAATGCACAACGAGAGCTGA